In Candidatus Roseilinea sp., one DNA window encodes the following:
- a CDS encoding oxidoreductase, which produces MPARASFGHGVSDTQSRPCVRTRSYEKQNMRLQDKVCIITGAGSGIGRGTALLFAEHGATLVLVDRDLDGLTATQAQLPAGVSALAVRADVSKAADIARVVENALREHGRIDVVFNNAGIMPHGEMLDFTEGTWDEVMDVNVKGMFLMCKAVIPAMLVQGGGSIINTSSVMATLTEPGYEAYTSSKAAVIGLTKAIAVSYAEKNIRCNAICPGWVDTPMNLHLLEQMGEEQLKALIKRQQPTGRMATTREVAYCVLFLASDESSGVTGSALYVDGAASAAI; this is translated from the coding sequence GTGCCTGCCCGCGCATCGTTCGGGCATGGTGTGAGCGACACGCAGAGTCGCCCCTGCGTGCGAACGCGCTCTTACGAAAAGCAGAACATGAGACTCCAAGACAAAGTCTGCATCATCACCGGCGCCGGCTCGGGCATCGGGCGCGGCACGGCGCTCCTGTTCGCCGAACACGGCGCGACCCTGGTGCTGGTGGATCGCGACCTGGATGGGCTGACCGCGACGCAGGCGCAGTTGCCGGCGGGCGTGAGCGCCCTGGCCGTGCGAGCCGATGTGTCCAAGGCTGCCGACATCGCGCGGGTGGTCGAGAACGCGCTGCGCGAGCATGGCCGCATTGACGTCGTCTTCAACAACGCCGGCATCATGCCCCACGGCGAGATGCTCGACTTCACCGAGGGGACGTGGGACGAGGTGATGGACGTCAACGTCAAAGGCATGTTCTTGATGTGCAAGGCGGTCATCCCGGCCATGCTGGTGCAGGGCGGTGGCAGCATCATCAACACCTCGTCGGTGATGGCGACGCTGACCGAGCCGGGCTACGAGGCCTATACCTCGTCGAAGGCAGCGGTGATCGGCTTGACCAAGGCCATCGCCGTGTCGTACGCCGAGAAGAACATCCGCTGCAACGCCATTTGCCCTGGCTGGGTGGACACGCCGATGAACCTGCATCTGCTCGAACAGATGGGCGAGGAGCAACTCAAGGCGCTGATCAAGCGGCAGCAGCCCACCGGCCGCATGGCCACCACGCGCGAGGTGGCCTACTGCGTGCTCTTCCTCGCGTCGGACGAATCCAGCGGCGTGACCGGCAGCGCGCTCTACGTGGACGGCGCGGCCAGCGCGGCGATATAG